The Triticum aestivum cultivar Chinese Spring chromosome 3A, IWGSC CS RefSeq v2.1, whole genome shotgun sequence genome includes a region encoding these proteins:
- the LOC123063497 gene encoding THO complex subunit 2 isoform X2 gives MSPPLQAPDYKYVTEECLREWKGQSAASFRLPDPVPRARFLYELCWAMVRGDLPPQKCRAALDSVVFVEEARQEESASVLADIVAHLGQDITISGEYRSRLVKMTKSLVESSLIVPRLLQERCEEEFLWEVELSKSKGQDLKAKEVRVNTRLLYQQTKFNLVREESEGYAKLVTLLCQVGSDLACQNASSATISIVKSLIGHFDLDPNRVFDIVLECFELYPDNSIFYQLIPLFPKSHAAQILGFKFQYYQQLDVNSPVPSGLFRIAALLVKSGLIDLDNLYAHLLPNDDEAFEHFGSFVSRKIDEATKIGKINLAATGKDLMDEEKQEITIDLYTALEMENDIIDERAPEIEKNQKLGLLLGFLSVHDWDHAQLLFERLAQLNPVEHVEICDALFRIVEKTISSAYSTYCQTHHKITRNIDTHMMDASSVSSPSYLVDLPKEFFQMLAACGPYLHRDTQLFQKVCRVLKVYHASSKESARTAGVMSPESQVEEALGSCLLPSLQLIPANPAVDMEIWGVLSLLPYEVRYRLYGEWEKDTEQNPIVLAARQTAKLDTRRLLKRLAKENLKQLGRMVAKLAHANPMTVLRTIVQQVEAYRDMINPVVDAFKYLTQLEYDILQYIVIERLAQGGREKVKDDGLNLSDWLQCLASFWGHLCKKHLSMELKCLFQYIVNQLKKGLGTELVVLEELIQQMANVQYTENMTDEQVDAMAGSETLRLQSSLFGSTRNYKVLNKSTNKLRDSLLPKDEPKLAIPLLLLIAQHRSKIIINADATYIKMVSEQFDRCHGILLQYAEFLSSAVAPSTYVQLIPPLEDLVYKYHIEPDVAFLIYRPVMRLFKSANGGEACWPLDDNEEGESVSYDEMILHGDSSQKSIMWSDLLNTIRTILPAKAWNGLSPELYATFWGLTLYDLHFPKDRYDAEIKKLHENLKQLEDNSDNSSIAISRRKKDKERIQDLLDKLKNESDKHHQHVISVLQRLTREKDKWLSSSPDALKINMEFLQRCIYPRCVLSMQDAVYCATFVQMMHSLGTPFFNTVNHIDVFICKTLQPMICCCTEYEAGRLGRFLHETLKMAYHWKVHWKWSGRITKVLNQCMESKEYMEIRNALIVLTKITSIFPVMRKSGINIEKRVAKLKGDEREDLKVLATGVAAALAARKSSWVSEEEFGMGHLDLKPVPAKPIAGNQYADPSTAKDHSVRAKSVEGRHERSENAMKPDAHKKNASTTNGSDSQIPSSSAQGKGSGVARGVDEPPKLLSDDGVKVLKPTAEPETRAPQKRAVQNAAKVSKHDKEDAKPGRSTSRGLNQQASAIPVDREVLSQAADGVLDTNPTSPLVGTNGNVHPAPRKVSASSQRSTVLAAHSGGTANPTGEGESADLIDSTVKQQKRSVPVEEQERTGKRRKGEIEGRDGDLPEHHTEKEKKFDSRSVDKFRSVDHERGASEEQNLIRTEKLKEKFDDKYDRDHREKADRSERRRGEDVVERPTDRSLERRERSIEKMQDRVSEKGREDRNKEERNKIKHEPIDRAHTIKNEPIDRAYTIKNEPIDRAHTVKHEPIDRAHTSDERFRGQSLPPPPPLPTSFVPQSVAANRRDEDSDRRGGSTRHTQRSSPRRDEKERWHLEENAPLSQDDGKHRREEDLRDRKREDRDVSSSKVDDRDRDKGNTVKEDSDPNSASKRRKIKREQSALEAGEYAPSAPQPPSVGPGNSQFEIRERERKGAISQHRPSHADDLPRMHAKDSTSKTSRREADQTHDREWEEEKRPRTEAKRKHRK, from the exons ATGTCGCCCCCGCTCCAGGCGCCGGACTACAAGTACGTCACCGAGGAGTGCCTCCGCGAATGGAAGGGCCAGTCCGCCGCCTCCTTCCGCCTCCCCGATCCGGTCCCCAGGGCCCGCTTCCTCTACGAGCTCTGCTGGGCGATG GTGCGGGGGGACCTGCCGCCCCAGAAGTGCCGGGCGGCGCTCGATTCGGTGGTCTTTGTGGAGGAGGCGCGTCAGGAGGAGTCCGCCTCCGTGCTCGCCGACATCGTCGCACACCTAGGGCAGGAT ATTACCATTTCTGGTGAATATCGCAGCCGTCTTGTCAAAATG ACTAAGTCGCTCGTGGAGTCTTCATTGATTGTGCCTAGGCTTCTTCAAGAGCGATGTGAA GAAGAGTTCCTATGGGAGGTTGAACTGAGTAAGTCAAAAGGCCAGGATTTGAAAGCCAAGGAG GTCAGAGTCAACACACGACTTCTTTATCAGCAAACTAAATTCAACCTTGTAAGAGAGGAAAGTGAGGGCTACGCCAAGTTG GTAACCCTACTTTGTCAAGTAGGTTCAGATTTGGCTTGCCAAAATGCTTCTTCAGCAACTATCAGCATTGTAAAG TCATTAATTGGACATTTTGACCTGGACCCGAATCGTGTATTTGACATT GTGTTGGAATGTTTTGAACTCTATCCAGACAACAGTATCTTTTATCAGCTTATACCTCTTTTTCCAAAG TCCCATGCTGCTCAAATTTTGGGGTTTAAATTTCAATATTATCAACAATTGGATGTAAACAGCCCTGTTCCATCTGGCCTTTTCCGAATAGCAGCGCTGTTGGTCAAATCTGGCCTTATTGACCTTGATAATCT CTATGCTCATTTACTTCCGAATGATGATGAGGCGTTTGAGCATTTTGGCTCCTTTGTTTCAAGGAAAATTGATGAG GctactaaaataggcaaaataaATCTTGCTGCTACTGGAAAGGACCTTATGGATGAAGAGAAGCAAGAAATAACGATCGATTTATACACAGCACTGGAGATGGAAAATGATATAATTGATGAACGAGCCCCTGAGATAGAAAAGAACCAGAAGCTTGGACTTCTTCTTGGTTTCCTCTCAGTCCATGATTG GGACCATGCACAGCTACTATTTGAACGTCTTGCGCAGCTAAATCCTGTCGAGCACGTTGAAATTTGTGATGCTTTATTTAG AATTGTTGAGAAGACTATTTCGTCAGCCTACAGTACATATTGTCAAACACATCACAAAATCACCCGTAACATCGACACTCATATGATGGATGCATCATCTGTCTCTTCACCAAGTTATTTGGTTGATCTGCCGAAGGAGTTTTTCCAAATGCTTGCCGCATGTGGACCATACCTTCACCGTGACACACAATTATTCCAGAAG GTTTGCAGAGTGTTAAAGGTGTATCATGCCTCGTCAAAAGAATCAGCCCGTACAGCAGGTGTAATGTCTCCAGAATCTCAGGTTGAAGAAGCACTTGGGTCATGCTTGCTTCCTTCATTGCAGCTTATACCTGCCAATCCTGCTGTTGATATGGAGATATGGGGAGTTCTTTCCCTTCTTCCTTATGAG GTGCGCTATCGTTTGTATGGTGAGTGGGAGAAGGACACTGAACAAAACCCAATTGTCCTTGCTGCAAGGCAAACAGCAAAG CTGGACACCAGACGGCTCTTAAAACGGCTGGCCAAGGAAAATCTGAAGCAGCTTGGCCGCATGGTGGCTAAACTTGCTCATGCAAATCCAATGACTGTGCTTCGGACAATTGTCCAACAG GTTGAAGCATACAGGGACATGATAAATCCAGTTGTGGATGCTTTTAAATACTTGACTCAG CTGGAATATGATATTTTGCAATATATTGTAATCGAACGGTTGGCTCAAGGTGGTCGTGAGAAAGTAAAGGATGACGGCCTTAACCTGTCAGACTGGCTTCAATGTCTGGCATCATTCTGGGGACACCT CTGCAAGAAGCATCTTTCCATGGAGCTTAAATGCCTCTTCCAATACATAGTTAATCAACTGAAGAAAGGATTGGGTACTGAGCTTGTTGTACTTGAG GAACTCATTCAGCAAATGGCAAATGTACAGTACACTGAGAACATGACTGATGAACAGGTTGATGCTATGGCAGGAAGTGAAACATTGCGGCTTCAATCTTCGCTGTTTGGATCAACACGGAACTATAAG GTCCTGAATAAGTCTACTAACAAATTGCGGGATTCTTTGCTTCCAAAAGATGAACCTAAACTTGCAATTCCTCTACTACTGCTCATTGCCCAACACAGATCCAA GATTATAATAAATGCAGATGCCACATATATCAAAATGGTTAGCGAGCAGTTTGATAGATGCCATGGAATACTGCTTCAGTATGCCGAGTTTCTTTCAAGTGCTGTAGCTCCATCAACCTATGTTCAACTAATACCTCCGCTGGAAGATCTGGTTTATAAATATCATATCGAGCCAGAC GTTGCTTTTCTTATATACCGGCCTGTAATGAGGCTTTTCAAAAGCGCTAACGGTGGCGAGGCCTGTTGGCCTCTGGATGACAATGAAGAAGGGGAGTCTGTATCATATGATGAAATGATCTTGCATGGCGATTCATCTCAGAAGTCAATCAT GTGGTCAGATCTTCTCAACACAATCCGAACAATTTTGCCGGCAAAAGCCTGGAACGGTCTTTCACCTGAATTGTATGCTACTTTCTGGGGTTTAACACTGTATGATCTTCATTTTCCAAAAGATCGTTATGATGCGGAAATTAAGAAGCTGCATGAAAATCTCAAACAACTTGAAGATAACTCAGATAACTCTAGCATTGCAATATCACGGCGTAAGAAGGACAAGGAGAGAATCCAAGATTTGCTGGACAAATTGAAAAATGAATCTGACAAGCATCACCAGCACGTTATATCAGTGCTCCAAAGACTAACCCGTGAAAAGGATAAATGGCTTAGTTCCAGTCCGGACGCACTGAAGATCAACATGGAATTTCTCCAGCGGTGCATATATCCACGCTGTGTTCTTAGCATGCAGGATGCTGTGTATTGTGCTACATTCGTTCAGATGATGCATTCACTTGGGACTCCATTTTTCAACACGGTGAATCATATAGATGTTTTCATCTGCAAGACACTACAGCCAATGATCTGTTGTTGTACCGAATATGAGGCTGGCAGGCTTGGAAGGTTTCTTCATGAGACCCTGAAGATGGCTTACCATTGGAAG GTTCATTGGAAATGGAGTGGAAGAATTACCAAGGTGCTTAATCAATGTATGGAATCAAAAGAATATATGGAAATCAGAAACGCCCTTATTGTGCTCACAAAGATAACTAGTATTTTTCCTGTCATGCGAAAAAGCGGTATCAACATCGAGAAAAGG GTTGCGAAGCTAAAGGGGGATGAAAGGGAAGATCTGAAAGTACTGGCCACTGGTGTAGCTGCTGCTCTGGCAGCTCGCAAG AGTTCATGGGTATCTGAAGAAGAGTTTGGCATGGGTCACCTTGATCTGAAGCCAGTGCCTGCAAAACCTATTGCTG GAAATCAGTATGCAGATCCCTCGACAGCAAAAGATCATAGCGTTCGTGCAAAATCTGTAGAGGGTAGGCATGAAAGGTCAGAAAATGCAATGAAGCCTGATGCTCATAAGAAGAATGCCTCGACTACAAACGGATCTGATAGTCAAATACCATCTTCCTCTGCACAAGGAAAAGGTTCAGGGGTTGCACGTGGTGTAGATGAACCTCCAAAACTTTTGTCCGATGATGGAGTTAAAGTCTTGAAGCCTACTGCAGAACCTGAG ACTAGAGCGCCACAAAAGCGTGCTGTACAAAATGCTGCAAAGGTATCTAAGCACGATAAGGAAGATGCAAAACCTGGGAGATCTACTAGCAGGGGTCTTAATCAACAAGCCTCTGCTATTCCTGTTGACAGAGAAGTATTGTCTCAGGCAGCTGATGGTGTGCTGGATACTAATCCCACTAGTCCGTTGGTTGGCACAAATGGTAATGTACATCCGGCACCACGAAAGGTATCTGCATCCTCCCAAAGATCAACAGTATTGGCTGCACATAGCGGTGGAACAGCTAATCCCACCGGTGAAGGTGAATCTGCTGACTTGATTGATTCTACCGTGAAACAGCAAAAAAGATCTGTTCCTGTTGAAGAACAAGAGAGGACAGGTAAACGAAGGAAAGGAGAGATTGAAGGCAGGGATGGTGACTTGCCAGAGCACCAtacggaaaaagaaaaaaaatttgaCTCGCGATCAGTAGATAAATTTCGTTCTGTGGATCATGAGAGAGGTGCTAGTGAGGAACAAAACCTAATTCGGACAGAGAAATTAAAAGAAAAGTTTGATGATAAATATGACAGAGATCATAGAGAAAAAGCAGATCGGTCTGAGAGGCGCCGTGGAGAAGATGTGGTTGAAAGACCAACAGACAGATCATTGGAAAGGAGAGAGCGTTCTATTGAAAAGATGCAAGACAGAGTTTCTGAAAAAGGAAGAGAAGACAGGAATAAGGAGGAGAGGAACAAAATTAAGCATGAACCCATAGATCGAGCACATACTATTAAGAATGAACCCATAGATCGAGCATATACTATTAAGAATGAACCCATAGACCGAGCACATACTGTTAAGCATGAACCCATAGACCGAGCACATACTTCTGATGAACGCTTCCGAGGGCAAAGcttgccaccacctccacctcttcCAACTAGTTTTGTACCCCAATCAGTCGCTGCTAACCGAAGAGATGAAGACAGTGACCGAAGGGGCGGCAGCACCAGGCATACCCAACGGTCGTCTCCCAGGCGTGATGAGAAAGAAAGGTGGCACTTGGAGGAGAATGCTCCGCTCTCGCAGGATGATGGGAAGCACAGAAGAGAGGAAGATCTTCGGGATAGAAAGCGTGAAGATAGGGATGTTTCATCAAGCAAG GTAGATGACAGGGATAGGGACAAAGGTAATACTGTGAAAGAAGATAGTGATCCTAATAGTGCATCCAAACGGCGGAAGATCAAAAGAGAACAGTCTGCTTTGGAAGCTGGGGAATATGCGCCTTCTGCTCCACAGCCCCCGAGCGTTGGACCTGGTAACTCACAGTTTGAAatacgagagagagaaagaaagggtGCTATTTCACAGCATCGGCCATCACATGCTGATGACCTTCCTAGGATGCATGCCAAGGATTCAACAAGCAAGACAAGTCGTAGAGAGGCTGACCA